Genomic window (Sphingosinicella microcystinivorans):
GCGTGCGGCCCCACTGCACGTCCCAAGCGTAAGAGGTATTTCCATGAAACTCACCCTGATCGCGGCGCTTTGCGCCGCCACCCTTCCGTTCGCCGCCGCGCAGGCACAGGGGGCCGAATCGCCGGACGGCAGCCGCGCCTTCGGCATCGAGCCCTATGTGGGCATCGGCGGCGGCTGGCACGATTTCGACACCGGCAACAAGGGCCTGCTGCAAACGCAGGGCAGCGCCAAGGGCGGGCTCGTGACCGGCTTTGCCGGCGTCAACGTGCCGCTCGGCATGTTCGTCGTGGGCGCCGAGGGCAACGTCGCCAAGGGCTTCGGCGACATCGACTGGGAATACGGCGTCACCGGCCATGTCGGCATCCGCGTCGGCGAGAGCGGCATGGTCTTCGGCCGCGCCGGCTACCAGTGGGTCAACACCGACATCGGCGATGACCGCAACGAGCTCTACGGCTTCGGCGTCGAGGTCGGACCGAAGGACATCGGCCTCGGCGGCGTGACCGGCGAAAGCGGCGTGCGCCTGCGCCTCGCCGTCGACACGTTCGACGTGTTCCAGAGCATCCGTCCGACCGCGGCGGTCGTGTTCCACTTCTAACCTGTCAGAGGCGCCGTGGACGCCTGCGGGCGTCTACGGCGCCGACCGGCACGGCTGGATGTCGATCGGGCGCGGCCGGGGCTTCGTCGCCGCGTAGATCGCGAGATACGACTTGCCGTCCAGCTCGTGCAGCGCCTGCCGCTCGAAGCCGATCGTCGTCACCTCGCAGTCGAGCAGCCACGGCGGCGTCCCGTGACTCCGCGTCGGCCGGTCGGCATCGACGATGCCGACGAGCGCCCCCGGCTTCAGGCTGGTGCGCAGGTTCCAGAGCAGCTCGTAGGGGTTCTCGATCTCGTGGTACATGTGCACGAGGAGCGCGCGGTCGAGGCTGGCGGGCGGCAGCTTGGGATCGCCCGGCGTGCCGAGCACCACCGAGACATTGCTGAACCCCTCGGCGTGCACGCGGCCGCGCAGGTCGTTCACGGTGTTCTCGAAAATATCCTCGGCATAGACGCGGCCCGCATCGCCCACCCGGCGCGAGAGGTTCACCGTGTAGTAGCCTCGCCCAGCGCCGATATCGGCGACGACCGAGCCGGGCGCGATGCCCATCAGGTCCATCACGCGGCGCGCCTCGCCCGCCCGCTCGCGGCTCTCCTCGTCGGAGAACTGGGCGCTGACGATCTCCGCGACCGGCCGCTCGACGGACGGGAAACTGTCCTCCCCCGGAGGCTCCGGCGGCGCGGGCGGCGCCTTGCAGGCCGCCAGCAGCGCGAACGAAAGCAGGAAAAAAACGCGGCCTGTCATTGGCCCCCTTCTACTTCGAACGCTGCCGTGCAGGCAATGCGAAGGACCGCGCATGGACTCGGGAAGCGCGAATCCCTACATGCGCGGGCGATGACCCGCCCGTTTCTCAAGATGCACGGCCTCGGCAACGACTTCGTCGTGTTCGACGCGCGCCGCGATCCACTGTCGCTAACGGCAGCGCAGGTGCGCGCCATCGCCGACCGCCACACGGGCATCGGCTGCGACCAGCTCATCGTCATCGAGGCCGCGGACCACGCCGACGCATACATGCGCATCTGGAACGCCGACGGCGGCGAGGTGGAGGCGTGCGGCAACGCCTCGCGCTGCGTCGCGCAGGTGATCGGCGCGAACGCCGTCATCGACACGGCAGGCGGCCGCATCGAAGGCACGGCGACGGCGGACGGCGCCAGCATCGACATGGGCGCGCCGCGCTTCGGCTGGGACGAGATCCCGCTCGCCTACGCGATGGACACGCTGCACATGCCGGTCGGCTGGGAAGTCCTTGAAAACCCGGTGGCAGTGAATGTCGGCAATCCGCACGTCGTGTTCTTCGTGCCGGATACGGACGCGATCGAACTGGAGCGCCTCGGGCCGCTCATCGAGCACGACCCGCTGTTCCCCGCGCGCGTCAATGTGAACGCCGCTAGCATCGTCTCGCGCGCCCACATCCGCCTGCGCGTCTGGGAGCGCGGCGCCGGGCTGACCCGCGCCTGCGGCACCGGCGCCTGCGCCACCGCCGTCGCAGCAATGCGCCGGGGTCTCGTGGGCCGTGAGGTGACGGTGACGCTGCCCGGCGGCGATCTTTCCATCGTATGGCGGGACGACAACCACATCATCATGACCGGCCCCGCGACCACCGCCTTCACCGGCGAGATCGACCTCGGGGCCTACGCTTGAGCGAGGCGCAGGTCATCAACCTCGGTTGCAGGCTGAACATCTACGAAGGCGAGATCATCCGGCAGCACCTTGCCGCCGCCGGAGACGCCGACACCATCGTCGTCAACAGCTGCGCCGTCACCGGCGAGGCGGTGCGGCAGGCGCGGCAGACGATCCGCCGTCTGAAGCGCGAGCGCCCCGACGCGCGCGTCATCGTCACGGGCTGCGCCGCGCAGGTGGAAGCGGCGGGCTTTGCCGCGATGCCCGAAGTCTCCCGCGTCGTCGGCAATGCCGAGAAGCTGGACGCCGCCGCGCTGCTGGGCGGCGAGCGCGTGCGCGTGGGCGACATCATGGCGGTGCGCGAGACGGCCCCGCACTTGCTAGACGGCTTTTCCGCCAACACGCGCGCCTTCGTGGAAGTGCAGAACGGCTGCGACCACCGCTGCACCTTCTGCATCATCCCCTACGCCCGCGGCAATTCGCGGAGTGTTCCGGCGGGCCTCGTCGTCGACCGCATCCGGCGGCTCGTGGATGGCGGCGTGCAGGAGGTCGTGCTGACCGGCGTCGATCTCACCTCCTACGGCCCCGACCTGCCGGGCAGCCCGACGCTCGGCAGCCTCGTACAGCGTATCTTGCGCCATGTGCCCGCGCTCAGCCGCCTGCGCCTCTCGTCCATTGATTCGATCGAGGCCGATCCCGCGCTCGTCGAGGCGATCACCGGCGAGCCGCGCGTGATGCCGCACCTGCACCTGTCGCTGCAATCGGGCGACGACATGATCCTGAAGCGCATGAAGCGCCGCCACACGCGCGCCGACGCCGTGCGCTTCGTGGAGACCGTGAAGGCGAAGCGCCCGGAGATCGCCATCGGCGCCGATATCATCGCCGGTTTTCCCACCGAGACGGACGACATGTTCGAGAACTCGCTCAGCCTCATCGACGACTGCGACATCGTCTTCGGCCACATCTTTCCGTATTCGGCGCGCACCGGCACGCCCGCCGCACGGATGCCGCAACTCCCCGTGCCGATCCGCAAGGCACGCGCCGCACGGCTGCGCGAGGCCGCGGCGCAGAGGCTCGCCGCGCATCTCGCCGCGCAGCAGGGCCGCAGCATCGACGTGCTCGTCGAAAAGGACGGGCGCACTGGCCACGCCGCCGATTTCACGCCCGCCGCGCTCGATCGGCCCGCGCTACCGGGCAGCATCGTGCGCGCACGCGTGACTGGCGCGGAGGCGTCGAGGCTGCTAGCGACGCCCGCGTGAGCGAAGATCAGGCAGAACCGAAAGGCTGGCTCGCGCGGCTCCGCGCCGGGCTTCAGCGCACGTCCGGCAAGCTCGGCGAGAATCTCTCGGGGCTCGTCTCGAAGCGTCCGCTCGACGACGCGATGCTGGAGGAGATCGAGGAGGCGCTGATCGCCTCCGACCTCGGCCCCGCCACCGCCGCGCGCATCACCGCGAAGCTCGCCGCCGACAAGTTCGACCGGCAGGTGTCGGACGACGAGGTGAAGACGGTCGTCGCCGCCGAGGTGGAGGCCGTGCTGGCGAAGGTCGCGCAGCCCATCGAGGTGACGGCTTTCCCGCGCCCGCACGTGATCCTCGTCGTCGGCGTCAACGGCTCCGGCAAGACCACGACCATCGCCAAGCTCGCGCATTTGTTCCAGGAGCAGGACTATTCGGTGATGCTGGCGGCAGGCGACACGTTCCGCGCCGCCGCCATCGAGCAGCTTTCGATCTGGGGCGGGCGGCTCAACATCCCCGTCGTCTCCGGCACGGTGGGCGGCGATGCCGCCGCACTGTCGTTCGAGGCGCTGACCAAGGCGCGCGCGGCGGGCGCGGACGTGCTCATCATCGACACCGCCGGCCGCCTTCAGAACAAGGCGGGGCTGATGGACGAGCTTGCAAAGATCAAGCGCGTGCTGAAGCGCCAGATGGAGTCCGCGCCGCACGACGTCGTGCTCGTGCTCGACGCTACCACGGGCCAGAATGCGCTCTCGCAGATCGACGTGTTCCGGGAGGTCGCGGGCGTCACCGGGCTCGTGATGACGAAGCTGGACGGTACCGCGCGCGGCGGCGTGCTCGTCGCGGCGGCGGACCGGGCGAAACTCCCTGTTCACGCGATCGGCGTAGGAGAGCGGATCGACGACCTCCGCCCGTTCGATCCGCGCGCCTTCGCGCGGGCGCTCGCGGGGCTCGATCAGGGGAAGGACGGCAATGGCTGACGAGAAGGGTTCATCGCTCAGGGTCGCGCTCGATTTCGGGCCGCTGCTCGTCTTCTTCGCGGTGAACAGCCTCGCCCCCGGCGACGACGTCAATCAGGCGGTGTGGGCAACGGCGGCGTTCATGATCGCCACCGCCATCGCCATGATCGTCTCGAAGGTGAAGACCGGCCGCGTCGGACCGATGCAGTGGTTCACCGGCATCATCGTCGCGATCTTCGGCGGCATGACGATCTACCTGCGCGACGAAAGCTTCTTCCAGATCAAGACGACGATCATCTACGCGATGTTCGCCGCGATCCTGTTCTTCGGGCTCGTCACCGGCCGGCCCCTCCTCAAGCTCGTCATGGAAAGCGGCTTTCCGGCAATGGACGACCACGGCTGGAAGAAGCTGACGCGCAACTGGGCGGTCTTCTTCCTCGCCATGGCGATCCTGAACGAGGGCCTGCGCGCCTACCTCACCTTCGACCAATGGGTCGCCTTCAAGGTGTGGGGCGTCCTCGTCATCTCGATGATCTTCGCCGCGTCGCAGGCGCCGATCCTGATGAAGCACGGCAAGGACGGGAACACGGACTGAGCTGAGTACGAACCGTCTTGCAGCGTTTCCTCAGCGCGGACGCCGCGGCCGGACAGCAGCGACATCGAAATTCACGCCCGCGTGTTTCCACGCGAGAATGTCCGGGTATTTCCACGCCGTCGTCGCCGCGCGCGCGGCCTCGATCTTCGCGATGGCCTCATCGACGCCGGGCACGGCGGACATCCAGCCGCGCGCCGCGGCATCCTTCGCCATGCGGAGCAGCCAGTACGCGCGCTGGATCGTGTGCGGCGCCGAGCCGTTGAAGTTCGTAGCCGGCAGGTCGGTGCGCGCCGCGAACTGCGCGAGGATGCCGTCCAGCGTCGTCGCCGAGCCGTTCATGCTGATCAGCGTCGATTCCACCGGCTCGTCGAAGCCCCGCGTGCCGCCGACGCGCGCGCGGATCACGAAATGCTCGGCCAGCCGCCGCAGCAGCGCGGGCTCGCCCGCCGACGCCCACAGGTAGGCGACCTCCGGACCGTAGCCCTGCGCCATGAAATCCGAGAACGAGACCGTCGCATCGTAGGCCTTGAACGCGCTCATCATCGCGCGGCGCTCGGCGGAAACGCTCGTCACCTCGATGCGCGTCGCGGGCTCCGTCCCGTCGAGCTGGGCGATCAGCGTCTTCCAGTCGGCGATCACGTCCGCCGCCATCTTCTTGCCCCGCGCCGGTTCCCAGAGCAGCGGGCCCGAAGCGTTCTGCGCCACGTCCCGCGCCTTCCACACCGCCGAGAAGAGGTTGAGCGTCATGCGCTGGTAGTTGAACTGCGCGCGGTAATTGCCGCCGACCGGGCCGCGATAGGGCGCGGCCAGCGCATAGGCGGCGGTCGCCTGTTGCAGGATCGCCGCACGCGGGTCGCCTGTCGCCAGCCAGTACGCGTAACCATGGTTGATGAGGTGCGCCTCGTCGCGGCCGTGCGGGTAGGTCGTGCCCGCCTTGGCGGCGAGTTCGGCGAGATACGGGTAGTCGGCCGGCGCAGTCCACTTGCCTTCGTTCTTGTAGTTTTCCGTCTTCGCGATGCCCTCGTTGACGTACTTGAGATCACCGCTGAGCGGGAGCTGCGGGTCGCGCAGCGTATCGTGGTTCGCGGACCAGATCGCGAGGTTCGGCAACGAGAGGCTCCACAGCATCTGCGCGCGGTTGCGCACCGCCGAGGCCGTGAACATCGCGCTGTCGCCGTCGACGGCCGCGGCGATCATCTGCGCATCGTCGCCGGAGAGGAAGCCGCGCGAGGACGAATATTCGCCGCCCTGCCCCGAGACGACACCGATGCTGTTCCACGACGACGAGCGGCCGTAGATGCGGTCGGGCTTGTAATCCTGCGCGATGCCGCCCGGCAGGCGCCGGGGCGTGCTCGACGGCGTCTTGGGCCAGCCCGAGAACGCCGCCGCGCTGTAGGGCAGCACGCGCTTGTCCGCCACCGCCTGCCGCAGCCGCTCCATGCTTGGCGCAACAGGCTCGCCGTTGTCGGCGCACTTCATCGAACCTGGAAGGACGCGGATCGTGCCCGTATACCACGGCGAGGCGACCGCATAAGCACGCTCGTCGATCATGCCGCCGCCGTCCGGCGCGCGCGTGATGCAGATGCTACCCCACTCCGGCTTCGCAGCGTAGCGGAACAGGTACGCCCTGTCCCTGCCGACGCCATCGAGGCGGGCAACCGGCCATTCGCCTGTCGGTGTTCTGATCGTGCCCAGCGGCTTGGGGGCCGCCGCTTTGCCGTCAATGGCGATCGCTCCTTGCGCTTCAGCGGAAGACGGGAAGAGCGCGGCGGCAAATATGGCCGAAAGCAGCAGACTCCTGGAGCGTAGCATCTGGATCGAGTGACACATTCCCTCCGGGAGAACAAGCCGACCGCATCGGTTCCCCGCTTGGGCGGGCTTGCCGCGCAACAGCACCCGATGCAGCCGGCACGAAGCCCATCCGGACCCTAGAGCGGGCTGGGCGATTCCGGAAGCACCCAGCCCGCTCTATCCCTTGGCCGCACCGTTCTTCGCGGAAAACCGGTGCCCACTTTCCCGCACGATGCTCTAGAACGCCACTCCGGCGTGTTTCCACGCGAGAATGTCCGGATATTTCCACGCCGTCGTCGCGGCCCGCGCGGCATCCATCTTGGCGATGGCCTCGTCGACACCGGGCACGGCGGGCATCCAGCCGCGCGCCGCGGCATCCTTCGCCATGCGGAGCAGCCAGTACGCGCGCTGGATCGTGTGCGGCGCCGAGCCGTTGAAGTTCGTAGCCGGCAGGTCGGTGCGCGCCGCGAACTGCGCGAGGATGCCGTCCAGCGTCGTCGCCGAGCCGTTCATGCTGATCAGCGTCGATTCCACCGGCTCGTCGAAGCCCCGCGTGCCGCCGACGCGCGCGCGGATCACGAAATGCTCGGCCAGCCGCCGCAGCAGCGCGGGCTCGCCCGCCGACGCCCACAGGTAGGCGACCTCCGGACCGTAGCCCTGCGCCATGAAATCCGAGAACGAGACCGTCGCATCGTAGGCCTTGAACGCGCTCATCATCGCGCGGCGCTCGGCGGAAACGCTCGTCACCTCGATGCGCGTCGCGGGCTCCGTCCCGTCGAGCTGGGCGATCAGCGTCTTCCAGTCGGCGATCACGTCCGCCGCCATCTTCTTGCCCCGCGCCGGTTCCCAGAGCAGCGGGCCCGAAGCGTTCTGCGCCACGTCCCGCGCCTTCCACACCGCCGAGAACAGGTTGAGCGTCCAGCGCTGGTAGTTGAACTGCGCCCTGTAACCGGTGCCGACCGGCCCCCTGTAGATCGAGCCCAGCGCATAGGCGGCGGTCGCCTGTTGCAGGATCGCCGCACGCGGGTCGCCGGTGGCCAGCCAGTACGCGTAACCGTGGTTGAGGAGGTGCTCGGCATTGCGGCCGTGCGGGTAGGCCGTGCCCGCCTTGGCGCCGAGTTCGGAGAGATACGGGTAGTCGGCCGGCGGGGTCCAGCTGCCCTCGTTGCTGTAGTTCTCGGTCTTCGCGGTGCCCGCGCCTACATAGGCGAGGTCGCCGCTGAGCGGGAACTGCGGGTCGCGCAGCATGTCGTGGTTCTCGGACCAGAGCGCGAGGTTCGGCAGCGAGAGGCTCCACAGCATCTGCGCGCGGTTGCGCGCCGCCGAGGCCGTGAACATCGCGGCGTTGCCGTCGACGGCCGCAGCGATCATCTGCGCGTCGTCGCCGGAGAGGAAGCCGCGCGAGGAGGCGTATTCGCCGCCCTGCCCCGAGACGACGCCGACGCTGTTCCACGACGACGACTGGCCGTAGATGCGGTCGGGCCGGTAGTCCTGCGCGATGCCGCCGGGCAGACGCTCGGGCGCATCCTTGACGGTCGCGCCCTTCGGCCAGCCCGCAAAGGCTGCTGCGCTGTAGGGCACCGTACGCCGCGCCGCCACCGCCGCGCGCAGCCGCTCCATGCTCGGCGCGACGGGCTCGCCGTTGTCGACGCACTTCATCGAACCGTTGAGGACGGACAACTTCACTTCCACCCCGTTCACGGACAGCGTGTAGAAGCGCTCGCCGACGGTGGTGTCGCCCGACACGGCATGGCGGACCACACAGATGCTCCACCACGTCGGACGGCTCGAATATCCGAACTGATAGGCGTGCCCCCCGCTCACGGGGCCCAGATCGCTGACGGGCCACGTGCCCGTCGGCGTGGTGATGTTGCCGAGAGATGTCGCCGCAAGCCGCGTACCCGCCATCGAAACCGTGACCGGCCCCGACGGCATCTTCGAATCAGCCGCGGGGGGCGTAGGAGTCGGCGTGGGCGTGGGCGTGGGTGTAGGAGTGGGTGTCGGCGTCGGTGTGGGAGTCGGCGTAGGCGTAGGAGTGGGTGTCGGCGTTGGCGTCGGTGCGGGCGTGGGTGTCGGCGTCGGCGTCGGGTCCGACGGAGACGGGTCCGACGGAGACGGGTCCGATGGAGACGGGTCCGACGGCGGCGGCGTCACCGTTGCCGGAGGCGTCGTGGTGCCCCCGGCATCGGTTTGCGTTCCGCTCGATCCACCACCGCCTCCACAGGCCGACAGAAGAATGAATGCGGTGATGAAGGCGACAGGGCGAGCCCGGCCGCGCAAACGCCCAGCAGAAAAAATGTTCATTGACCCCAACGACCCCTCGTTGTGACCGCGAAATTGCGGATTTGAGGGAATTCTTGGGTTTCAACTCTAAACAAATACCTAATACATCAAGTGCCGTGCGACACTTTGATGGTTAAGATCGGCGAACTGATTGTAATTACGGAGACGAAATATTGGTTAACACTTTATTTACTTTTGGCCTCAACATTTCGTCAACGAAGATTGGTCGCAGCAAATGACCAGTTTATCGTATTGGTTAAGAAAACGTCTACGAAATCCGGCCGTGCGTTCTGGTAGTCGAGATAATAGGCGTGCTCCCAGACATCGAGGGTAAGCAGCGGATTCAGCCCTTCGTGGACGAGCGCCGAATCCGCGTCGTGGGTCGAGATGATCCTGAGCCCGTCGCCGTCCTGGCACAGCCACGCCCAGCCGCTGCCGAAATGCACGGTCGCCTCCGCCTTGAAGGCCTCACTGAACTTCGCAAGGCCGCCGAACGCGGAATCGACGAGATCCTTGAGCCTGCCCTCCGGCCCGGTTTTTTCGGGCGACAGCGAATTCCAGAAGAACGTGTGGTTCCACGCCTGCGCGGCATTGTTGAAGAGGCCCTTGTCGCCCTTGCTCTTCGCCGTCTTCACGATCTCTTCGAGCGAGGCGCCTTCGAGCGGCGTTCCGGCAATCGCCGCGTTCGCCTTGTCCACATAGGCCTTGTGGTGCTTGCCGTGATGGAACTCGAGCGTGCGCGCCGACATGTGCGGCTCCAGCGCGTCCTTCGCGAACGGCAACGGCGGAAGTTCGATAGCCATGCATAGCTCCTTCTTGTTCTGGCTGACGGGTATGGGCTGATAACGCAGCGGTCTGACGGATGTTGCGTCAACATCGCGCAAACGGGTGAGTCAGGATGCCGCACCCCTGAGCAGGCCGTGGCGGCGCAGGCAATGGCGCAGCTGGTCGTAGGTGACGGAGAGCGCCTCCGCAGCCGTGCGCTGGTTGTAGCGGCAGGTTTCCAGCGTGCGGACGAGGATGTCGCGCTCGTACTCCGCCACGGCGGCACGCAGGTCGCTGACCGCAGCGCGCTGTTCGGCTGCCGAAACCGCGGCCGCCGCGGGCGCGGCCTTCGGCTCCGCATCCGGCACCACCATCGAACGCCGGGGACGCCAGGGGGACTCGAAGGGATCGAACTGCAGCGCGTCGACCGGCGTCGCCGGGTCTCCCCAACGATAAAGCGCCCGCTCCACGACATTCTTGAGCTCGCGGACGTTGCCCGGCCAGTCGTAGGCACGCAGCTGCCGCCGCACCTCGCGACTGAAGCCCGGGAAGTCCGGCCAGCCCAGCTCCACCGACATGCGGCGCGCGAAATGGTTCGCCAGTTCCATGATGTCGTCGGCGCGGGCGCGCAGCGGCGGCAGCGTGATCACCTCGAAGGAGAGCCGGTCGAGCAGGTCGGCGCGGAAGCGGCCCGCGTCCACCAGCGCGGGCAGGTCCTCGTTGGTCGCCCCGACGATGCGCACGTCGACGGTGAGCGGCCGGTTCGCGCCGAGCCGCGTCAGCTCGCCGTACTCGACGACGCGCAGCAGCCGCTCCTGCGCCGCCGCCGACAGCGTGCCGATCTCGTCGAGGAACAGCGTGCCGCCGTCCGCCTCCTCGAACCGTCCGCGCCGGGCCGAGGTCGCGCCGGTGAACGCGCCTGACTCGTAGCCGAACAGTTCGGCGTCGATCAGGTTCTCGGGCATCGCCGCGCAGTTCATCGCGATGAACGCCTCGTCCCAGCGCGGGCTGAGGCGGTGCAGACGCTCCGCGACCATCTCCTTGCCGGTGCCGCGCTCGCCGATGACGAGCACGGACCGGTTCAGCGCCGCGGCAAGGCTCGCCCGCTCGATCGCGTCGAGCAGTTCGGTCGATTGGCCAACGAGAGTCGCCGAGTCCTTCATTGCCAATACTTAGTGAAAAATCCTAAAATTTTGCAATATGTGCGCACGAGATTTTTGCCGCTTTTGGGCTGAGGTTCATGCAAGCCACTGAAAATCAACAATTCATGTTGTGCCAGAAAAGTTGGCACGCCCTTTGCTGAACATCGGGCAACGGATTTGAAAGCAACAGTTAAACACAGGAGGCATCAATGCTCACCCAGACCAACAGCAACGTCTTCCGGACCCTCTTCTGCACCGTCGGCGCCATCGCGGTCAGCTCGGTCTTCCTCTTCGCCGCGGCGGGTCCCGCCCGCGCCGAAGCCCCGGTCAAGTTCGCCCAGGTCCAGATCATCCCGGTTTCGACGAGCGCCCCGATCGTTTATTGATCGGCCCGCAGCGTCCAGCGGCCGGAGCGGATCCCCCTCCCCAGTCCCCTCCCGCTCCGGCCGCCCCCTTCAACTTCAGGAGTTCAGACCAGATGGGCATTTTCTCGAGGACGCGCGACATCATCGCCGCAAACGTCACCGACCTTCTCGACCGCGCCGAAGATCCGGCGAAGATGATCCGCATGATCATCATGGAGATGGAGGAGACGCTCGTGGAGGTCCGCGCATCCGCCGCCCGCACCATCGCCGACCAGAAGGAGATGCGCCGCACCATCCTGAAGCTGGAGCAGGCGCAGGCGACGTGGGCCGAGAAAGCCGAACTGGCGCTATCCAAGGGCCGCGAGGATCTCGCCAAGGCCGCGCTGCTCGAAAAACAGAAGATGAGTGGCAGCGGCGCCCAGCTGCAGGCCGAGGTCGACCTCCTCGACGAGCAGCTCGCGCACTACGAAGGCGACATCCAGAAGCTGGAAAGCAAGCTTCGCGAGGCACGCACACGCCAGTCGGCGCTGCTGTCGCGGCTCGAGACGGCGAACAACCGGGTTCGTATGCGCAGCCTGCTGCGCGGCCCCAAGGTGGACGAGGCCTTCTCGCGCTTCGAGGTGCTGGAACGCCGCGTCGACTATGCCGAAGGCCAGGTGGACGCGCTCGCGCTCGGTGAAACGAGGACCCTCGAGATGCAGATCGCCGACCTCCGCACCGACGACGCCGTCGAGGCCGAGCTCGCCGCGCTCAAGAGCAAGATGGCCCAGCAGAAGGAGGGTTGATCCATGGCCGAAGCCATCGTTCCGCTTGTCGCCGTTCTTGCCATCTTCATCGGCATGCCGTGGCTGTTCCTGCACTACCGGATGAAATCCAAGCAGAACCGCAGCCTCTCCATCGAGGACGAGCGGATGCTCGACGAACTCCATCAGGCCGCGCTCAGGCTCGAGGACCGGCTGCAGACGATCGAGCGCATCATGTCGGTCGACAATCCCGGCTGGCGCCAGATCGCCGCCGGCAGCCCGATCGGCGAGCGCCCTGAAGACACACGCACGGCAGACATCAGGAGGTTGAAATGAGCTTTGCCCTCGACAAGAGAAACGCCATCTTCCTCGGCGTCTGCGCCGGCTTCGCGAGGATGACGAACACGGATGCGCTCTGGTGGCGGCTCGGCGCCGTCGTCGGCACCGTCCTCGGCTTCGGCCTCTTGCCGATCATCTACCTGCTCGTCGCCTGGCTCGCCCAGCCGCGCACCCACGACGCCTGATACGACACGAACACGGGAGGCATTCCATGTCCAGCCGCACCAAATTCTACCTCAACAAGCGCGAGAAGAAATGGCTGGGCGTGTGCGCCGGGCTTGCGGACTTCACCGGCATCGACGTGCTCTGGTGGCGCGTGGGCGCTGTGGTCGGCACGATCCTCGGCGCGGGCATCCTGCCGGTCGCCTATCTTGTGATCGGCCTCATGGCGTCGGACAAACCCTCGGAATTCTACAGCGAAAGCGTCGTCGACCAGAAGTTCTGGCAGAAGGTGCGGGTCGCGCCGAGCCGCTCGATCCGCGACGTCCACGCCAGCTTCCGCGACATCGACCGCCGCCTCGCGCATGTCGAGAGGCACTACACGTCGCAGAACACGCGGCTCGCCGCCGAGATCGACAGTCTGAAGTAAGACCCGCTCGCCGTCAGGGAGGCCGTCATGGAATTCGCTTCGCCATTCTTCGTGCTCGGCATCGTCGCCATCACCACCGGCGGCTGGCTGGTCAGCACATGGATCCGGGCCCGCCACGGATACCCGATCGAGAACGAGTTCTGGGGCATGAGCCACAAGGACGACGGAACGGGTGACAGCCTCGCGCCGAGCCGCAAGACCGAGCTGCTGGCGAACGAGAACGCGGAAATGAAGGGCCGGATCGCCCGGCTCGAAGAGCGCATCGCGGTTCTGGAGCGCATCGCGACGGACAGGTCGCGCCGGCTCTCCGACGAGATCGAGACCCTTCGCTAGCGCGGGCGGAAGACAGGGGGACGCAAACCATGGCTGCCGAAGTCGGATTTCTGATCGGTCT
Coding sequences:
- the ispZ gene encoding septation protein IspZ; amino-acid sequence: MADEKGSSLRVALDFGPLLVFFAVNSLAPGDDVNQAVWATAAFMIATAIAMIVSKVKTGRVGPMQWFTGIIVAIFGGMTIYLRDESFFQIKTTIIYAMFAAILFFGLVTGRPLLKLVMESGFPAMDDHGWKKLTRNWAVFFLAMAILNEGLRAYLTFDQWVAFKVWGVLVISMIFAASQAPILMKHGKDGNTD
- a CDS encoding class I SAM-dependent methyltransferase; this encodes MTGRVFFLLSFALLAACKAPPAPPEPPGEDSFPSVERPVAEIVSAQFSDEESRERAGEARRVMDLMGIAPGSVVADIGAGRGYYTVNLSRRVGDAGRVYAEDIFENTVNDLRGRVHAEGFSNVSVVLGTPGDPKLPPASLDRALLVHMYHEIENPYELLWNLRTSLKPGALVGIVDADRPTRSHGTPPWLLDCEVTTIGFERQALHELDGKSYLAIYAATKPRPRPIDIQPCRSAP
- a CDS encoding opacity protein; this translates as MKLTLIAALCAATLPFAAAQAQGAESPDGSRAFGIEPYVGIGGGWHDFDTGNKGLLQTQGSAKGGLVTGFAGVNVPLGMFVVGAEGNVAKGFGDIDWEYGVTGHVGIRVGESGMVFGRAGYQWVNTDIGDDRNELYGFGVEVGPKDIGLGGVTGESGVRLRLAVDTFDVFQSIRPTAAVVFHF
- the pspF gene encoding phage shock protein operon transcriptional activator, whose protein sequence is MKDSATLVGQSTELLDAIERASLAAALNRSVLVIGERGTGKEMVAERLHRLSPRWDEAFIAMNCAAMPENLIDAELFGYESGAFTGATSARRGRFEEADGGTLFLDEIGTLSAAAQERLLRVVEYGELTRLGANRPLTVDVRIVGATNEDLPALVDAGRFRADLLDRLSFEVITLPPLRARADDIMELANHFARRMSVELGWPDFPGFSREVRRQLRAYDWPGNVRELKNVVERALYRWGDPATPVDALQFDPFESPWRPRRSMVVPDAEPKAAPAAAAVSAAEQRAAVSDLRAAVAEYERDILVRTLETCRYNQRTAAEALSVTYDQLRHCLRRHGLLRGAAS
- the mtaB gene encoding tRNA (N(6)-L-threonylcarbamoyladenosine(37)-C(2))-methylthiotransferase MtaB, whose protein sequence is MSEAQVINLGCRLNIYEGEIIRQHLAAAGDADTIVVNSCAVTGEAVRQARQTIRRLKRERPDARVIVTGCAAQVEAAGFAAMPEVSRVVGNAEKLDAAALLGGERVRVGDIMAVRETAPHLLDGFSANTRAFVEVQNGCDHRCTFCIIPYARGNSRSVPAGLVVDRIRRLVDGGVQEVVLTGVDLTSYGPDLPGSPTLGSLVQRILRHVPALSRLRLSSIDSIEADPALVEAITGEPRVMPHLHLSLQSGDDMILKRMKRRHTRADAVRFVETVKAKRPEIAIGADIIAGFPTETDDMFENSLSLIDDCDIVFGHIFPYSARTGTPAARMPQLPVPIRKARAARLREAAAQRLAAHLAAQQGRSIDVLVEKDGRTGHAADFTPAALDRPALPGSIVRARVTGAEASRLLATPA
- a CDS encoding superoxide dismutase, yielding MAIELPPLPFAKDALEPHMSARTLEFHHGKHHKAYVDKANAAIAGTPLEGASLEEIVKTAKSKGDKGLFNNAAQAWNHTFFWNSLSPEKTGPEGRLKDLVDSAFGGLAKFSEAFKAEATVHFGSGWAWLCQDGDGLRIISTHDADSALVHEGLNPLLTLDVWEHAYYLDYQNARPDFVDVFLTNTINWSFAATNLR
- the dapF gene encoding diaminopimelate epimerase, whose translation is MTRPFLKMHGLGNDFVVFDARRDPLSLTAAQVRAIADRHTGIGCDQLIVIEAADHADAYMRIWNADGGEVEACGNASRCVAQVIGANAVIDTAGGRIEGTATADGASIDMGAPRFGWDEIPLAYAMDTLHMPVGWEVLENPVAVNVGNPHVVFFVPDTDAIELERLGPLIEHDPLFPARVNVNAASIVSRAHIRLRVWERGAGLTRACGTGACATAVAAMRRGLVGREVTVTLPGGDLSIVWRDDNHIIMTGPATTAFTGEIDLGAYA
- the ftsY gene encoding signal recognition particle-docking protein FtsY; this translates as MSEDQAEPKGWLARLRAGLQRTSGKLGENLSGLVSKRPLDDAMLEEIEEALIASDLGPATAARITAKLAADKFDRQVSDDEVKTVVAAEVEAVLAKVAQPIEVTAFPRPHVILVVGVNGSGKTTTIAKLAHLFQEQDYSVMLAAGDTFRAAAIEQLSIWGGRLNIPVVSGTVGGDAAALSFEALTKARAAGADVLIIDTAGRLQNKAGLMDELAKIKRVLKRQMESAPHDVVLVLDATTGQNALSQIDVFREVAGVTGLVMTKLDGTARGGVLVAAADRAKLPVHAIGVGERIDDLRPFDPRAFARALAGLDQGKDGNG